A genomic region of Elaeis guineensis isolate ETL-2024a chromosome 9, EG11, whole genome shotgun sequence contains the following coding sequences:
- the LOC105051090 gene encoding uncharacterized protein: protein MDESFDVRVKRLFGSRLFESVPRSSFPASSWSVADGEVERREWNRDRDDGSDRDDNPCFSAFVEGGFFEKKVKGARDTKKDQFEDDLDELDEGEDGGGGGGGGGGGGGGMEDCGDDGDMEEREIRSSIGMDPTLDNEDEEDEYDRTAIGMENAGDRLYMRNVTDHGPRINFHMLVPDLLEDSFEEMHDFQRDPRADHFAANARLKEDQKAAENCCLLQNHDGREPAVESEVKIAEDDTNLKPILKRKEEQNDSKPKKRVRFDPQCKDVCAEMNEEHEDPYMVLQSKETTAAMEVSLPEESPGVPDYIRNPSKYTHYTFDSSDEVDDTTNRQAFAEFRNLVKRSNLDQMQTEFPVDLPKSLKFIPQKKSGDAMSVDGSSGDTQHSSREFGQISACSTGIAARDQESDACNSEEDDVEVSTLVASISSRKAGRMYRSRSISDDSA from the exons ATGGATGAGAGCTTCGACGTGCGAGTGAAGCGGCTGTTCGGTTCCCGGCTCTTCGAGTCCGTCCCCAGGAGCTCCTTCCCGGCGTCTTCGTGGTCCGTCGCCGACGGCGAGGTTGAGCGCCGCGAGTGGAACCGCGACCGCGACGACGGCTCCGACCGCGACGACAACCCCTGCTTCTCCGCCTTCGTCGAGGGCGGTTTCTTTGAGAAGAAGGTCAAGGGCGCGAGGGATACCAAGAAGGATCAGTTTGAAGACGACCTCGACGAGCTGGATGAGGGCGAGGAtggcggcggcggaggaggaggaggaggaggaggaggaggaggaatggAGGATTGTGGGGATGATGGGGATATGGAGGAGAGGGAGATCAGGTCTTCCATCGGGATGGATCCAACCCTAGATAACGAG GATGAGGAGGATGAATATGATAGAACAGCAATCGGTATGGAGAATGCTGGGGATCGTTTGTATATGAGGAATGTCACAGATCATGGCCCACGCATAAACTTCCACATGCTGGTTCCTGATTTACTGGAGGATTCATTTGAGGAAATGCATGATTTCCAAAGGGATCCACGTGCAGATCACTTTGCTGCAAATGCAAGGCTCAAAGAAGACCAGAAAGCTGCAGAGAATTGTTGCCTCCTTCAAAATCATGATGGTAGAGAGCCTGCTGTAGAGTCAGAAGTTAAGATAGCCGAGGATGATACCAATTTAAAGCCCAttctgaaaagaaaagaggagCAGAATGATTCAAAGCCAAAAAAACGTGTTAGGTTTGATCCTCAGTGTAAAGATGTCTGTGCTGAGAtgaatgaagaacatgaagatccTTACATGGTTCTGCAGTCCAAGGAAACCACTGCAGCCATGGAAGTATCATTGCCTGAAGAATCCCCTGGAGTTCCCGATTACATACGAAATCCCTCTAAGTATACCCACTATACTTTTGACTCGTCAGACGAGGTTGACGACACAACTAACAGGCAGGCTTTTGCAGAATTCCGTAATTTGGTGAAGAGGTCAAACCTTGATCAGATGCAAACCGAGTTTCCGGTGGACCTTCCAAAGTCTCTGAAATTCATCCCTCAAAAGAAGTCAGGTGATGCTATGTCTGTGGACGGTAGCTCAGGAGATACTCAGCACTCTTCAAGGGAGTTTGGTCAGATATCAGCTTGTTCCACGGGCATTGCAGCAAGGGACCAAGAGAGTGATGCATGCAATAGCGAGGAAGATGATGTGGAAGTTTCTACACTAGTAGCTAGTATCAGCTCAAGGAAAGCGGGTCGCATGTACCGGTCAAGGTCAATCTCAGATGATTCTGCCTGA
- the LOC105051091 gene encoding trihelix transcription factor ASR3, with translation MANAVEPGGSNGYERGTGAGAGAGGGGGRPPRLPRWTRQEILVLIEGKRVVESRGRGRAATGRPAAALVGAGSPVEPKWAAVSAYCRRHGVNRGPVQCRKRWSNLAGDFKKIKEWESGRAAAEKKGGWESFWAMRNDLRRERRLPGFFDREVYDILDGAAAAAAEPPEEGEGEEEEEEGKGGAGKRVVAGEEAVFDSGRAAAEDGLFSDFEEEKEVEEDEEPAEEEERPAAPPPPPPPAPVAAVVPISEKYEPSHAESSDQGMTKDKQPADNIENGSPSQEGQKRRRTSQDGAGDINLQSQLIEVLERNSRMLTAQLEAQNINCQLDRDQRKDQTNSLLSVLGKLADALGRIADKL, from the exons ATGGCTAACGCCGTCGAGCCCGGAGGTTCCAACGGTTACGAGAGGGGCACCGGCGCCGGAGCCGGCGCCGGCGGGGGAGGAGGAAGGCCGCCGCGGCTGCCGCGATGGACACGGCAGGAGATACTGGTGCTGATAGAGGGGAAGAGGGTGGTGGAGAGCCGGGGGCGGGGGAGGGCGGCGACGGGGCGACCGGCGGCGGCGTTGGTGGGGGCGGGGAGCCCGGTGGAGCCGAAGTGGGCGGCAGTGTCGGCGTACTGCCGCCGGCATGGGGTGAACCGGGGTCCGGTGCAGTGCCGGAAGAGGTGGAGCAACCTCGCTGGCGACTTCAAGAAGATAAAGGAGTGGGAGAGCGGGCGGGCGGCggcggagaagaagggagggtggGAGTCGTTTTGGGCTATGAGGAATGATCTCCGTCGGGAGAGGCGGCTACCGGGGTTCTTCGACCGGGAGGTGTACGACATCCTCGacggggcggcggcggcggcggcggagcctccggaggagggggagggggaggaggaggaggaggaggggaaggGTGGTGCCGGGAAGAGAGTGGTGGCGGGCGAGGAGGCGGTGTTCGACAGTGGGCGAGCGGCAGCGGAGGACGGGCTGTTCTCAGATtttgaggaggagaaggaggtggaagaagatgaggagcccgcagaggaggaggagaggccaGCGGCACCGCCCCCGCCGCCACCGCCAGCGCCGGTGGCGGCCGTGGTGCCGATCTCAG AGAAGTATGAACCATCTCATGCGGAAAGTTCTGATCAAG GTATGACGAAAGATAAGCAACCAGCTGATAACATTGAGAATGGGTCCCCATCCCAGGAAGGACAAAAGCGGAGGCGAACATCACAAGACGGTGCTGGGGACATCAATCTACAGAGTCAGTTGATTGAAGTCCTAGAGAGAAACAGTAGAATGCTGACAGCCCAACTTGAAGCTCAGAATATTAATTGCCAATTGGACAGAGACCAGAGGAAGGACCAAACAAATAGCTTGCTAAGTGTTCTTGGCAAACTTGCAGATGCACTTGGAAGAATTGCTGACAAGTTGTAG